The Tistrella bauzanensis genome window below encodes:
- a CDS encoding NuoB/complex I 20 kDa subunit family protein: MGVIDTRTETVHTGGLHTGAGARTVPGPLIGADAERVVAAATDELKENGFITARLNELVTWARTGSLWPMTFGLACCAVEMMHAAAARYDLDRFGFLFRPSPRQSDVMIVAGTLTNKMAPALRKVYDQMPEPKYVISMGSCANGGGYYHYSYAVVRGCDRIVPVDIYVPGCPPTAEALVYGVLQLQKKIRRTGTLER; this comes from the coding sequence ATGGGAGTGATCGACACCCGGACCGAAACCGTCCACACGGGCGGCCTTCACACAGGGGCGGGCGCCCGCACCGTACCGGGGCCGCTGATCGGCGCCGATGCCGAGCGTGTGGTCGCCGCCGCGACCGATGAGTTGAAGGAAAACGGCTTCATCACCGCGCGCCTGAACGAGCTGGTCACCTGGGCGCGCACCGGCTCGCTCTGGCCGATGACCTTCGGGCTGGCCTGCTGCGCCGTCGAAATGATGCATGCCGCGGCCGCCCGCTATGATCTGGACCGGTTCGGCTTCCTGTTCCGGCCCAGCCCGCGTCAGTCTGACGTGATGATCGTGGCCGGCACGCTGACCAACAAGATGGCGCCGGCTCTGCGCAAGGTCTATGACCAGATGCCCGAGCCGAAATATGTCATCTCGATGGGTAGCTGTGCCAATGGCGGCGGCTATTATCATTACTCATACGCGGTGGTGCGCGGCTGCGACCGGATCGTTCCGGTCGATATCTATGTGCCGGGCTGCCCGCCGACGGCTGAGGCGCTGGTCTATGGCGTGCTCCAGCTTCAGAAGAAAATCCGCCGCACCGGTACGCTTGAGCGCTGA
- the nuoF gene encoding NADH-quinone oxidoreductase subunit NuoF, with product MLRDQDRIFTNLHGYDDFRLAGARRRGDWDGTRDIIAKGPDWIVQEMKASGLRGRGGAGFPTGVKWSFMPKNDPRPSYLVVNADEGEPGTCKDREIMRHDPHKLVEGCLIAGFAMKAVAAYIYIRGEFLREAQALQTAIDEAYEAGLIGRNACGSGYDFDVYIHLGAGAYICGEETALIESLEGKKGQPRLKPPFPAMAGLYGCPTTVNNVESIAVAPTILRRGGAWFAGLGRENNTGTKIFSISGHVNKPCNIEEEMGIPLRELIERHAGGVRGGWDNLLAIIPGGSSVPLLPKSTCDDILMDFDSLRAVKSGLGTAAVIVMDKSTDVVRAIARLSKFYMHESCGQCTPCREGTGWLWRTMDRMVKGHATLPEIDRLEQVTYQIEGHTICALGDAAAWPVQGLIRHFRPELERRIGAARDAARAA from the coding sequence ATGCTGCGTGATCAGGACCGCATCTTCACCAATCTTCATGGCTATGACGATTTTCGTCTGGCCGGTGCCCGGCGGCGCGGCGATTGGGACGGCACCCGGGACATCATCGCCAAGGGCCCTGACTGGATCGTCCAGGAGATGAAGGCGAGCGGCCTGCGCGGCCGTGGCGGTGCGGGCTTCCCGACCGGCGTCAAATGGTCGTTCATGCCCAAGAACGATCCGCGTCCGTCCTATCTGGTGGTGAACGCCGACGAAGGCGAGCCCGGCACCTGCAAGGACCGCGAGATCATGCGTCACGACCCGCACAAGCTGGTCGAAGGCTGCCTGATCGCCGGTTTCGCGATGAAGGCGGTTGCCGCCTATATCTATATCCGCGGTGAGTTTCTCCGCGAGGCCCAGGCGCTGCAGACAGCGATCGACGAGGCCTATGAGGCCGGTCTGATCGGCCGCAATGCCTGCGGCAGCGGCTATGACTTCGACGTCTACATCCATCTCGGTGCCGGCGCGTATATCTGCGGCGAGGAAACCGCGCTGATCGAAAGCCTGGAAGGCAAGAAGGGTCAGCCGCGGCTGAAACCGCCATTTCCCGCGATGGCGGGGCTGTATGGCTGCCCGACCACCGTGAACAACGTGGAAAGCATCGCGGTCGCGCCGACCATCCTGCGCCGCGGCGGCGCCTGGTTCGCGGGGCTGGGGCGCGAGAACAACACCGGCACCAAGATCTTCTCGATTTCCGGCCATGTGAACAAGCCGTGCAATATCGAGGAGGAGATGGGCATTCCGCTGCGTGAGCTGATCGAGCGTCATGCCGGCGGCGTGCGTGGTGGCTGGGACAATCTGCTGGCGATCATTCCCGGCGGATCGTCGGTGCCCTTGCTGCCCAAATCGACCTGCGACGACATTCTGATGGACTTCGACAGCCTGCGGGCGGTGAAGTCCGGCCTTGGCACCGCTGCGGTCATCGTGATGGACAAGTCGACCGATGTGGTGCGTGCCATCGCGCGGTTGTCGAAGTTCTATATGCATGAAAGCTGCGGTCAGTGCACGCCGTGCCGCGAAGGCACCGGCTGGCTGTGGCGGACCATGGACCGCATGGTCAAGGGCCATGCGACGCTGCCTGAAATCGACCGGCTGGAGCAGGTGACCTATCAGATCGAGGGTCATACCATCTGCGCGCTGGGCGATGCCGCGGCGTGGCCGGTGCAGGGCCTGATCCGTCATTTCCGTCCGGAACTTGAGCGGCGCATCGGCGCCGCCCGGGATGCGGCCCGCGCGGC
- the nuoE gene encoding NADH-quinone oxidoreductase subunit NuoE, whose amino-acid sequence MSDTNVEPASFAFTEENLAAAAKIIAKYPDSRQQSAVMPLLDLAQRQNDGWLPRVAMDYVADMLGMPPIRVYEVATFYTMYNLKPIGRHHVQVCTTTPCWLRGSDAVMAACQKHLGIDVGETTADGLFTLAEVECLGACANAPMMQIGDDYYEDLDAELTIRVLEALKRGETPKPGPQTGRRRASEPEGWQPAAGTVQTASGTAGGNDAA is encoded by the coding sequence GTGAGCGACACCAACGTCGAGCCTGCGAGCTTCGCCTTCACCGAAGAGAATCTCGCCGCGGCGGCAAAGATCATCGCGAAATACCCCGACAGCCGCCAGCAGAGCGCCGTGATGCCGCTGCTGGATCTGGCCCAGCGTCAGAATGACGGCTGGCTGCCGCGGGTGGCGATGGATTACGTGGCCGACATGCTGGGCATGCCGCCGATCCGGGTGTACGAGGTCGCGACCTTCTACACCATGTACAATCTGAAGCCGATCGGGCGCCATCACGTCCAGGTCTGCACCACCACCCCGTGCTGGCTGCGCGGATCGGATGCCGTGATGGCCGCCTGCCAGAAGCATCTGGGCATCGATGTCGGCGAGACCACCGCCGACGGGCTGTTCACGCTGGCCGAGGTGGAATGCCTTGGTGCCTGCGCCAACGCGCCGATGATGCAGATCGGTGACGATTATTACGAGGATCTGGACGCGGAACTCACCATTCGGGTGCTTGAGGCCCTGAAGCGTGGTGAGACGCCGAAGCCGGGCCCGCAGACCGGCCGGCGCCGGGCATCCGAGCCCGAGGGCTGGCAGCCGGCGGCCGGGACCGTGCAGACCGCATCCGGCACCGCAGGAGGCAATGATGCTGCGTGA
- a CDS encoding NADH-quinone oxidoreductase subunit D: MMSDTETAIKPMMLNFGPQHPAAHGVLRLVLEMDGEVVTRADPHVGLLHRGTEKLIEYKTYLQALPYFDRLDYVSIMNQEHAYVLAVEKLLKLDVPLRGQYIRVMFAELTRIANHLLNMTTFALDLGATTPLLWGFEDREIIMGFYDKVCGARLHANYFRPGGVSMDLPAGLLDEIWTFTEEFPKRFDDLENLMSHSRIWKQRTVDIGVLSADDALDWGMTGPMLRGSGVAWDLRKAQPYDVYDRMDFDIPVGRNGDVYDRYNVRMKEVRESLKIVRQCVKEMPDGPVKTDDRKIAPPGRGEMKRSMEALIHHFKLYTEGFKVPAGEVYVGTEAPKGEFGVYLVSDGTNKPYRCKIRAPGFAHISAMDFMSKGHLLADTVAILANMDIVFGEIDR, encoded by the coding sequence ATGATGTCTGATACCGAGACCGCAATCAAGCCGATGATGCTGAATTTCGGTCCCCAGCATCCGGCGGCACATGGCGTGCTGCGCCTGGTGCTGGAGATGGATGGTGAGGTCGTCACCCGCGCCGATCCGCATGTCGGCCTGCTGCATCGTGGCACCGAGAAGCTGATCGAGTACAAGACCTATCTTCAGGCGCTGCCGTATTTCGACCGGCTGGACTATGTCTCGATCATGAATCAGGAGCACGCTTATGTGCTCGCGGTCGAGAAGCTTCTGAAGCTGGACGTGCCGCTGCGCGGCCAATACATCCGCGTGATGTTCGCCGAACTGACCCGCATCGCCAATCATCTGCTGAACATGACGACCTTCGCCTTGGACCTTGGCGCCACCACACCGCTGCTGTGGGGCTTTGAGGACCGCGAGATCATCATGGGCTTCTATGACAAGGTCTGCGGCGCCCGCCTGCACGCGAATTATTTCCGGCCGGGTGGCGTGTCGATGGATCTGCCGGCCGGGCTTCTGGACGAGATCTGGACCTTCACCGAAGAGTTCCCGAAGCGCTTCGACGATCTCGAAAACCTGATGAGCCACAGCCGCATCTGGAAGCAGCGCACCGTGGATATCGGTGTGCTGTCGGCGGATGACGCGCTGGACTGGGGCATGACCGGTCCGATGCTGCGCGGTTCGGGGGTGGCCTGGGATCTGCGCAAGGCGCAGCCCTATGACGTTTATGACCGGATGGATTTCGACATTCCTGTCGGCCGCAATGGCGACGTCTACGACCGCTATAACGTCCGCATGAAGGAAGTGCGCGAGTCGCTCAAGATCGTCCGCCAATGCGTCAAGGAGATGCCGGACGGACCGGTCAAGACCGATGACCGCAAGATCGCGCCGCCCGGCCGCGGCGAAATGAAGCGGTCGATGGAAGCGCTGATCCATCACTTCAAGCTCTATACTGAAGGATTCAAGGTGCCGGCCGGCGAGGTTTATGTCGGGACCGAGGCGCCCAAGGGTGAATTCGGCGTCTACCTGGTGTCCGACGGCACCAACAAGCCCTATCGCTGCAAGATCCGGGCGCCGGGCTTTGCCCATATCTCTGCCATGGATTTCATGTCGAAGGGCCATCTGCTGGCCGATACCGTCGCCATTCTGGCGAATATGGACATCGTGTTCGGCGAGATCGATCGTTGA
- a CDS encoding NADH-quinone oxidoreductase subunit C, translating into MSYVNEDALRELGGYVASALGDGVDGWKVALGELTLRVSRTSLTRTLTFLRDDSNCLFKQLIDVCGVDWPEREERFDVVYHLLSLKHNQRIRVTVSASEDTPVPSAVPVFNSALWFERETWDLYGVFFADHPDLRRLLTDYGFEGHPLRKDFPLTGYVEVRYDQTEKRVIYEPVQLTQEFRRFDFLSPWDGAKYILPGDEKAQQGAK; encoded by the coding sequence GTGAGTTACGTCAACGAAGACGCACTCCGGGAGCTGGGCGGCTATGTCGCGTCAGCCCTCGGCGACGGAGTGGACGGCTGGAAGGTCGCATTGGGTGAGCTGACGCTCCGTGTGTCGCGGACGTCCCTGACCCGCACGCTGACCTTTCTGCGCGATGACAGCAACTGCCTGTTCAAGCAGTTGATCGACGTCTGCGGTGTCGACTGGCCCGAGCGTGAAGAGCGTTTCGACGTCGTCTATCATCTGCTCAGCCTCAAGCACAATCAGCGCATCCGCGTGACCGTCTCGGCGTCCGAAGATACGCCGGTGCCATCGGCGGTGCCGGTGTTCAACTCGGCGCTGTGGTTCGAGCGCGAGACCTGGGATCTGTATGGCGTGTTCTTCGCCGACCATCCGGATCTGCGGCGGCTGCTGACCGATTATGGCTTCGAAGGGCATCCGCTGCGCAAGGATTTCCCGCTCACCGGCTATGTCGAGGTCCGCTACGACCAGACCGAGAAGCGGGTGATTTATGAGCCGGTACAGCTGACCCAGGAATTCCGCCGATTCGACTTCCTGAGCCCGTGGGATGGTGCGAAATACATCCTGCCGGGTGACGAGAAGGCGCAGCAGGGGGCGAAATGA
- a CDS encoding NADH-quinone oxidoreductase subunit A, with protein MQTMLAEYLPILIFLGIATALAAVIVIASYFIAPQRPEAEKLSAYECGFDAFDDSRGQFDVRFYLVAILFIIFDLEVAFLFPWAVSLGDLGMFGFWSMVVFLGVLTVGFIYEWKKGALEWE; from the coding sequence ATGCAGACCATGCTGGCCGAGTACCTGCCGATTCTGATTTTCCTCGGCATCGCGACCGCTCTGGCCGCGGTTATCGTGATCGCTTCCTATTTTATCGCGCCTCAGCGCCCGGAAGCCGAGAAGCTCTCGGCCTATGAATGCGGCTTCGATGCGTTCGATGACAGCCGCGGTCAGTTCGACGTGCGGTTCTATCTGGTCGCGATTCTGTTCATCATCTTCGACCTTGAAGTCGCCTTCCTGTTCCCGTGGGCCGTGTCGCTGGGCGACCTCGGCATGTTCGGGTTCTGGTCGATGGTCGTCTTCCTGGGCGTGCTGACGGTGGGCTTCATCTATGAGTGGAAGAAGGGGGCGCTGGAATGGGAGTGA